The following proteins come from a genomic window of Myroides odoratus DSM 2801:
- a CDS encoding putative porin gives MRKYLYLVFCFLSFGFLAHAQFQPTRLDRGNTTNFGDPNDPYNNFGNQNNQNPQEENKEPRSLREKVKKDSIAPIKDYKIITILRDTIAVDTALTLKSYYKFNYLRKDNFGLLPFANEGQTYATLKYSQKENNVLPGFGFEAKHFNYMKAEDITYHSSPTPRTELYYKTVMKQGQSLDAFITLNTSEHLNMFLAYKGMRSLGKYMSQLSSTGNFRIGGSYYSPNKRYVLFTHFVAQDILNQENGGITDIDLFETSEKPYNKRERLNVYFRDGESLLKGKRLFLHHEYQLNSSLANGILLTHEFTYEDKFFEYYQKDLNSTYTQKDRFGASFKSTISNKTKYYTLSNKVGAAFQSGLLGRVEVYADFYKYNYQYNSVANINGGFIPNLLEKNMTLIGGKYTYKKENWNAFLLVYNSLGNDNTSNIQANIDYALADNIGLQAGYQKLSRMGNLNYYLYQSDYLHYNWNNSFNNEKINQFDATLTTPWVTLEGSYQVIKDKLYFSNDNPVYNDFGIAKQLLITPKQYGKTINFLSLQASKEIKFGRFGLDNTILYQEVDQEDNILNVPKLLTRNTLYYKGALFDKALKFQTGITFTYFSKFYGNDYNPVIGDFYVQDKVKIGDYPVFDFFIDMKVRTARIYLILEHFNASMSGYKYYTAPNYPYKDFTFRFGLVWNFFS, from the coding sequence ATGCGAAAGTATCTTTACTTGGTTTTCTGTTTCCTGAGCTTTGGTTTCTTAGCTCATGCTCAGTTTCAACCAACGAGACTGGATCGTGGTAATACAACGAATTTTGGAGATCCAAATGACCCTTATAATAATTTTGGTAATCAAAACAACCAAAATCCACAAGAAGAAAATAAAGAACCAAGAAGTTTAAGAGAAAAAGTAAAGAAAGATTCTATTGCTCCCATCAAGGATTATAAGATCATTACGATCCTACGTGATACGATTGCTGTGGATACTGCCCTTACTTTAAAAAGTTATTATAAGTTTAATTATCTACGCAAAGATAACTTTGGTTTATTGCCCTTTGCCAATGAAGGACAAACCTATGCTACTTTAAAATACAGTCAAAAAGAAAATAATGTTCTCCCTGGTTTTGGTTTTGAAGCCAAACACTTCAATTATATGAAAGCCGAGGACATCACCTACCACTCAAGTCCAACGCCGCGTACAGAATTGTATTATAAAACAGTGATGAAGCAAGGACAGAGTTTAGATGCATTCATTACGTTGAATACTAGTGAACACCTGAATATGTTTTTGGCATATAAAGGAATGCGTTCCTTAGGAAAGTACATGAGTCAGTTGTCTTCTACCGGGAATTTCCGCATAGGAGGGAGTTATTATTCCCCAAATAAACGATATGTGTTGTTTACTCACTTTGTTGCTCAAGATATCTTGAACCAGGAAAATGGAGGTATTACAGACATAGATTTATTTGAAACAAGTGAGAAACCCTACAACAAACGCGAACGTCTCAATGTGTACTTTCGCGATGGAGAATCGCTTTTGAAGGGAAAACGATTGTTTTTACACCACGAATATCAGCTGAATAGCTCATTGGCTAATGGGATTTTATTGACGCATGAATTTACCTATGAAGATAAATTCTTTGAATATTATCAGAAGGATTTAAATAGTACCTATACCCAAAAAGATCGATTCGGTGCTTCTTTTAAATCTACGATTTCCAATAAAACAAAGTATTATACATTATCTAATAAAGTGGGAGCTGCATTTCAATCAGGCCTTTTAGGAAGAGTGGAAGTATATGCGGATTTTTATAAATACAATTATCAATACAACAGTGTAGCGAATATCAATGGAGGATTCATTCCTAACCTACTAGAAAAAAACATGACGCTAATAGGAGGGAAGTATACGTATAAGAAAGAAAACTGGAATGCCTTTTTATTGGTCTATAATTCATTAGGAAACGATAATACAAGTAATATCCAAGCGAATATCGATTATGCCTTAGCAGATAATATTGGATTACAAGCGGGGTATCAAAAGTTGAGTCGCATGGGGAATTTAAATTACTATTTGTATCAAAGTGATTATTTACATTACAACTGGAACAATAGTTTTAATAATGAAAAAATCAACCAATTTGATGCAACCTTGACAACCCCTTGGGTAACGCTAGAAGGAAGTTATCAGGTGATTAAAGATAAGTTGTATTTCTCCAATGATAATCCGGTGTATAATGATTTTGGTATAGCGAAGCAATTGTTGATTACACCTAAACAATATGGTAAAACAATTAACTTCTTATCGCTACAAGCATCCAAAGAGATTAAATTTGGACGATTCGGATTGGATAATACCATCTTGTATCAAGAAGTAGATCAAGAAGACAATATCCTCAATGTACCCAAATTGCTAACGCGTAATACTTTGTACTACAAAGGAGCTTTATTTGATAAAGCACTGAAATTTCAAACGGGAATTACATTTACCTATTTCAGTAAATTCTACGGGAATGATTACAACCCTGTAATTGGCGATTTCTATGTACAGGATAAAGTGAAAATAGGAGATTACCCAGTCTTTGATTTCTTTATTGATATGAAAGTGCGTACAGCGCGTATTTATTTAATCCTAGAGCATTTTAATGCGAGTATGTCTGGATATAAATATTACACCGCACCCAATTATCCCTATAAAGACTTTACGTTTAGATTTGGTTTAGTTTGGAACTTCTTTAGTTAA
- a CDS encoding DUF2851 family protein — MKEAFVQYVWEKQLFTTPCLQTIQKQEIRVIYPGQWSTLAGPDFFNAQVSIEGQVWAGNVEIHLQSSDWFRHHHEQDSRYDNVILHVVWEYDTPVFNSRGEEIPTLVVATYVQPSILNQRERLFTPKATINCQSLVKESLSPIAWLKWKETLYVERLEDKAIKIQLLLQETTNDWNQVLWCFLAKNFGLNINGDAFLSIAKALPIQILLKEGDELLHIEALLFGMAGFLKEDQEEILDRYYWDLVKRWKFYQQKYQLQERNAKELHFFKLRPINFPTIRLAQLAYWFYHQKYNFAVLLQVRDSKQLKQMLQADVSPYWQEHYMFGKEGKRTTKRLSNPFQELVMLNTIIPMQYVFACHKGSIEDVERIIEMSRQLKMESNAITTLFQKEGVSLESAFDSQAMIHLNKNYCVMNKCLSCSVGLAILNKKN; from the coding sequence ATGAAAGAAGCTTTTGTACAATATGTTTGGGAGAAGCAATTGTTTACCACGCCATGCTTGCAGACAATACAAAAGCAAGAAATTAGGGTGATCTACCCTGGGCAGTGGTCTACCTTAGCAGGTCCCGATTTTTTTAATGCACAAGTGTCAATTGAAGGACAAGTGTGGGCAGGGAATGTTGAAATTCACTTGCAATCATCGGATTGGTTCCGCCATCACCACGAACAAGATAGTCGATACGATAATGTGATTTTACATGTAGTCTGGGAATACGATACTCCAGTGTTTAATTCGAGAGGAGAAGAAATTCCGACTCTTGTTGTAGCTACTTATGTACAACCTTCCATATTGAATCAAAGAGAACGACTTTTTACCCCCAAGGCAACCATCAATTGTCAATCACTTGTAAAAGAGAGTTTATCTCCTATTGCTTGGCTCAAGTGGAAAGAAACTTTGTATGTAGAACGCTTGGAAGACAAAGCCATAAAAATACAGTTGCTTTTACAGGAAACAACCAATGATTGGAACCAGGTGCTATGGTGTTTCTTGGCTAAAAATTTTGGATTAAATATCAATGGAGATGCTTTCTTGTCCATCGCAAAAGCGTTGCCTATTCAGATTTTGCTTAAGGAAGGAGATGAGTTACTTCATATTGAAGCCTTGCTCTTTGGAATGGCAGGTTTTTTAAAAGAAGACCAAGAAGAAATACTAGATCGCTATTATTGGGATCTAGTGAAACGATGGAAATTTTATCAACAGAAATATCAATTACAAGAGCGCAATGCAAAAGAACTCCACTTCTTTAAACTTCGCCCAATCAACTTTCCCACCATTCGTTTAGCACAATTAGCGTATTGGTTTTACCATCAGAAATACAATTTTGCCGTATTGCTTCAAGTGCGAGATAGTAAACAGTTAAAGCAGATGCTCCAGGCAGATGTTAGCCCGTATTGGCAAGAACACTATATGTTTGGAAAAGAAGGAAAGCGTACCACAAAGCGGTTGTCCAATCCCTTTCAAGAACTAGTGATGCTCAATACAATCATTCCGATGCAATATGTATTTGCATGCCACAAAGGAAGTATAGAGGATGTGGAACGCATTATTGAAATGAGCAGACAACTCAAAATGGAGTCCAATGCAATTACGACTTTATTTCAGAAGGAAGGTGTGAGTTTAGAAAGTGCTTTTGATTCACAAGCCATGATTCATTTAAACAAAAACTATTGTGTGATGAATAAATGTTTGTCTTGTTCGGTTGGCTTAGCAATTTTAAATAAAAAGAACTAA
- a CDS encoding RagB/SusD family nutrient uptake outer membrane protein — protein MKRTLKKVWIFVAMASISLASCSLDPKLTENIDYGKTPISTVEELSASLVGTYALMARPEYYGNNVIAFSDVRSDNAFSDGRSNRLGNVSSFGLTTSAKYTADTWKQIYLVVSESNRAIAAELTDNATVKSLKGQAYVLRALAHFDAMRIYGQQYVDDKGLEAVGIPYITKYAAIDAKVTRPTVAANRASIYADLDKGIELLENNNLSGKEKITSAAAYGLKARIALFFSNWDTADLAVAKENAKKAMEVSNSAVLGRFAFVSSYSADDAQSNSIFELKQSGVDNPGTESLFYVYADESKGYGDILVNFKVEDLFGADAPKDVLDGEGKVIETIPANDIRADRDMIAVRANELRNVGKYPKMASNLKLMRFEELLLIYVEADFRINNAVTADALALFNTLKKNRLTTFTNLTTYTLDDIRIERQKELLFEGFGFEDLMRFHLPVTNVYGTFNYGEDILAFPIPQSEINASGIPQNAGY, from the coding sequence ATGAAAAGAACACTTAAAAAAGTTTGGATTTTTGTTGCTATGGCAAGTATTTCTTTAGCATCATGTTCATTAGATCCAAAATTGACTGAAAATATAGATTACGGTAAAACACCAATATCTACAGTAGAAGAATTGAGCGCTAGCTTGGTAGGAACATATGCCTTAATGGCGAGACCTGAATACTATGGGAATAATGTAATTGCTTTCTCAGACGTAAGATCAGACAATGCTTTTTCAGATGGAAGAAGTAATAGATTAGGAAATGTCTCATCTTTTGGTTTAACTACTTCCGCGAAATATACAGCGGATACTTGGAAACAGATTTATTTGGTAGTTTCTGAATCGAATCGTGCGATTGCAGCGGAGTTAACAGATAATGCAACAGTAAAAAGTTTGAAAGGACAAGCTTATGTTCTACGTGCATTGGCACATTTTGATGCGATGCGTATTTATGGTCAACAGTATGTTGATGATAAAGGATTAGAAGCAGTTGGTATTCCTTATATCACCAAATATGCCGCAATCGATGCAAAAGTTACTCGTCCGACAGTAGCTGCAAATAGAGCTTCGATTTATGCCGATTTAGATAAGGGTATTGAATTGTTAGAAAATAATAACTTGAGCGGAAAAGAAAAAATAACTTCAGCTGCAGCTTATGGGCTAAAAGCTAGAATTGCTTTGTTCTTTTCTAATTGGGATACTGCAGATTTAGCCGTTGCAAAAGAAAATGCAAAAAAAGCAATGGAAGTTAGTAATTCTGCTGTTTTAGGGCGTTTTGCATTTGTAAGTTCATATTCGGCTGATGATGCACAGTCAAATTCAATTTTTGAATTGAAGCAATCAGGTGTTGATAACCCAGGAACAGAATCTTTGTTCTATGTTTATGCTGATGAAAGTAAAGGATATGGTGATATATTAGTTAACTTTAAAGTTGAAGACTTATTTGGTGCAGATGCTCCAAAAGATGTTCTAGACGGTGAAGGCAAAGTTATCGAAACAATTCCTGCAAATGATATTCGTGCTGATAGAGATATGATTGCTGTTCGTGCAAATGAATTGCGTAACGTAGGAAAGTATCCAAAAATGGCATCGAATCTTAAATTAATGCGTTTTGAAGAGTTGTTATTGATTTATGTAGAAGCTGATTTCCGTATCAATAATGCTGTAACAGCTGATGCTTTAGCTCTTTTCAATACATTAAAGAAAAATCGATTAACAACATTCACTAATTTAACAACGTATACGTTAGATGATATCCGTATCGAAAGACAAAAAGAGTTGTTATTTGAAGGATTTGGATTTGAAGATTTAATGCGTTTTCACTTACCAGTTACTAATGTTTATGGAACTTTTAATTATGGTGAAGATATTTTAGCTTTCCCAATTCCACAGTCAGAAATTAATGCAAGTGGAATTCCGCAAAACGCTGGATATTAG
- a CDS encoding dicarboxylate/amino acid:cation symporter: MKKILNNTIIRLLLGVIVGLLIGGYLNDTLLQIILSMRHILGQLILFLVPLIILGFVVSSITKLNKDSVKIISFSVLIAYLSSIGAGFFSSTLGYELIPRLEIANSANDLKELPAMLFKLDIPPVFGVMTSLTLALMIGIGILWTEAKPLEKAFDQFKDIVLLLVNRVLIPILPFYIMSNFALLSYEGSIQSQLPVFLTVILIVIVAHFVWLAVLYTIAGIYSKKNPWEVLKHYGPAYLTAVGTMSSAATLGVALHSAHQSKVLRPSITNFTIPFFSNIHLCGSVLTEVFFVMTVSQVLYGTMPDLGTMILFILLLGIFAIGAPGVPGGTVMASLGIISSVLGFDDAGIALTLTIFALQDSFGTACNITGDGALSLMVTKFSEGKSENITEEAV, encoded by the coding sequence ATGAAAAAAATACTAAACAATACCATCATTCGATTGCTGCTCGGAGTTATTGTAGGGCTATTAATTGGAGGCTACTTAAATGATACGCTCCTACAGATTATTCTATCGATGCGTCATATTTTAGGGCAACTCATCTTGTTTTTGGTTCCCCTCATTATCCTAGGATTTGTTGTATCATCCATTACCAAACTCAATAAGGATTCGGTTAAGATTATCAGTTTTTCTGTTTTAATTGCCTACCTATCGAGTATAGGAGCTGGTTTTTTTAGCTCAACATTGGGTTATGAACTAATTCCTCGATTAGAAATCGCGAATTCTGCTAACGATTTAAAGGAACTTCCGGCAATGCTTTTCAAGTTAGATATTCCGCCTGTATTTGGTGTAATGACTTCCTTGACGTTAGCTTTAATGATTGGTATTGGTATACTTTGGACAGAGGCCAAACCTTTAGAAAAGGCTTTTGACCAGTTTAAGGATATTGTCTTGTTGTTAGTCAATCGCGTGTTGATTCCCATCCTGCCTTTTTACATCATGAGTAATTTTGCTCTACTTAGTTATGAAGGGTCAATTCAATCGCAACTTCCTGTATTCTTAACTGTGATTCTAATTGTTATTGTTGCTCATTTTGTTTGGTTGGCGGTACTCTATACAATTGCGGGGATTTACAGTAAAAAGAACCCATGGGAAGTTCTGAAGCATTATGGTCCGGCTTATCTAACCGCTGTAGGAACGATGTCTTCAGCAGCTACATTAGGGGTAGCCTTACATTCTGCACATCAAAGTAAAGTACTTCGTCCTTCTATTACTAACTTTACTATTCCTTTCTTCTCCAATATTCACTTGTGTGGTTCTGTACTAACGGAGGTATTTTTTGTGATGACCGTTTCTCAAGTATTGTACGGTACAATGCCTGATCTTGGTACCATGATTCTCTTTATTTTGTTATTGGGAATTTTTGCTATCGGCGCTCCTGGGGTTCCTGGTGGTACAGTTATGGCATCTTTGGGAATTATCAGTTCTGTACTTGGTTTTGACGATGCTGGAATTGCCTTGACCTTAACCATTTTTGCTTTACAAGATAGTTTTGGTACGGCTTGTAATATAACGGGAGATGGCGCTTTGAGTTTAATGGTTACGAAGTTCAGTGAAGGCAAATCTGAAAATATAACTGAAGAAGCGGTCTAG
- a CDS encoding ComEA family DNA-binding protein has protein sequence MKWNKYFYHWYYYTQSQKRGFIALLIVFFAVQLLLYWYNHQPRNRGREVSLVEGQHKIEKQMDSLRLLQTAKKDTIYPFNPNYLTDYKGYILELTLEELDRLFVYRASNHYVNSSQEFQEVTGVSDAWIAKYSPYFVFGNRRKYTSTTNDVRELAGKPKEKAKPIVVQDINRATIETLQEIYGIGPVLSKRIIDDRTKWGGYVHIDQVKFVYGLSEQVIASLLQQYAVLSSPSITPIDLNNATVNDLKNIPYLNYYLAREIIKYRSLHGDFVNKEQLKEIEKIPLDKIHIISLYLEIRN, from the coding sequence ATGAAATGGAACAAATACTTTTATCATTGGTATTATTATACCCAATCCCAAAAGCGAGGGTTCATCGCTTTATTAATCGTCTTTTTTGCTGTACAATTGTTGTTGTATTGGTATAATCACCAACCACGCAATAGAGGAAGAGAAGTGAGTTTAGTTGAAGGACAACACAAAATTGAAAAGCAGATGGATAGCTTGCGTCTACTACAAACAGCAAAGAAAGATACCATCTATCCTTTTAACCCGAATTACCTTACCGATTATAAAGGATATATACTCGAATTAACCTTAGAAGAATTAGATCGTTTGTTTGTGTATCGAGCATCGAATCATTATGTCAATTCCAGTCAAGAGTTTCAAGAAGTAACAGGTGTTTCTGATGCTTGGATTGCAAAATATAGCCCATATTTTGTCTTTGGGAATCGACGAAAATACACTTCAACAACCAACGATGTGCGAGAATTAGCAGGCAAACCCAAAGAGAAGGCTAAACCCATAGTTGTGCAAGATATCAATCGCGCAACAATAGAAACATTGCAAGAGATTTATGGTATTGGCCCCGTATTGTCCAAGCGAATTATTGATGATCGCACCAAATGGGGCGGTTATGTTCACATCGATCAGGTAAAATTTGTCTATGGATTATCGGAACAAGTAATTGCTTCGCTTTTACAACAATATGCAGTCCTTTCTTCCCCTTCGATTACACCAATTGATTTGAATAATGCAACTGTAAATGATTTGAAAAATATACCTTATTTAAATTATTATCTCGCAAGAGAGATCATTAAATATAGAAGTTTACATGGAGATTTCGTTAATAAAGAACAATTAAAAGAAATTGAAAAAATTCCACTTGACAAGATTCATATAATTAGTTTATATTTGGAAATTAGGAATTAA
- a CDS encoding acyl-CoA dehydrogenase family protein, with protein MNFEYNETQAMIAESIRDFAEQNIRPYIMEWDEAQIFPVDLFKKLGEMGYMGVLVPEEYGGSGLNYHEYITIVEEISKVDSSIGLSVAAHNSLCTNHILTFGNEEQKKKWLPKLATAEWIGAWGLTEHNTGSDAGGMNTTAVKDGDHWVLNGAKNFITHAISGNVAVVIARTGEKGDSRGMTAFVIEKGTPGFSSGRKENKLGMRASETAELIFDNCRISDANRLGEVGEGFIQAMKVLDGGRISIGALSLGIAKGAYEAALKYSKERVQFGKPISDFQAIGFKLADMATEIEASELLLHKAAFLKNNNKPMTKLGAMAKMYASEVCVKVSTDAIQIHGGYGYTKDFPVEKFFRDSKLCTIGEGTTEIQKLVISRNILKE; from the coding sequence ATGAATTTTGAATACAATGAAACTCAAGCAATGATTGCTGAGTCTATTAGAGATTTTGCAGAACAAAATATTCGTCCATATATTATGGAATGGGATGAAGCGCAGATTTTTCCAGTTGATTTATTTAAGAAATTAGGAGAAATGGGATATATGGGAGTGCTTGTTCCAGAAGAATACGGAGGATCAGGACTTAATTATCATGAATATATTACAATTGTAGAAGAAATATCAAAAGTAGATTCATCAATTGGTTTATCAGTAGCTGCTCATAATTCATTATGTACCAATCATATTTTGACGTTTGGTAACGAGGAGCAAAAGAAAAAATGGTTGCCAAAATTAGCTACAGCAGAGTGGATTGGTGCTTGGGGATTAACAGAGCACAATACAGGATCTGATGCTGGAGGAATGAATACAACAGCAGTAAAAGATGGAGATCACTGGGTGTTAAATGGAGCGAAAAACTTTATTACACACGCAATTTCTGGAAACGTAGCAGTTGTAATTGCTCGTACAGGAGAAAAAGGAGATTCACGCGGAATGACTGCTTTCGTTATTGAAAAAGGAACACCAGGATTCTCTAGCGGTAGAAAAGAAAATAAATTGGGAATGCGCGCTTCAGAAACAGCAGAGTTGATTTTTGACAACTGCCGTATTTCGGATGCAAACCGTTTAGGAGAAGTTGGCGAAGGATTTATCCAAGCAATGAAAGTGTTGGATGGTGGTCGTATTTCAATTGGAGCTTTATCTTTAGGAATTGCTAAAGGAGCTTATGAAGCAGCATTGAAATATTCAAAAGAAAGAGTGCAGTTTGGAAAACCAATCAGCGATTTCCAAGCAATCGGATTCAAATTAGCAGATATGGCTACAGAAATCGAAGCATCTGAATTGTTATTACACAAAGCAGCTTTCTTGAAAAACAACAATAAACCAATGACAAAATTAGGAGCTATGGCTAAAATGTATGCTTCTGAGGTTTGTGTGAAAGTTTCTACAGATGCAATCCAAATCCACGGTGGATACGGATATACAAAAGATTTCCCAGTAGAGAAATTCTTCCGTGACTCTAAATTATGTACAATTGGAGAAGGAACAACAGAAATTCAAAAACTAGTGATTTCTAGAAATATTTTAAAAGAGTAG